DNA sequence from the Acidothermus cellulolyticus 11B genome:
CCGCGCCGCCGGCACGGCAATGAGCGTGCCCACGACAATCGCGATGATGATGGGCAGCCGGTGGCCGAGACCGTGCAGGGTCAACGTGACGACGACGGCGAGCGCCGCCCCGAACGCACCAATAAGGTTGCCGTACCGTGCGTATTTGGGCGACGACAAACCCTTGAGCGCCAGGATGAAACAGAGCGCCGTCACGAAATAGGCGAAGAGAACCCCGTTGCTCACCGGGCGCCCTCCTTCATTCCCGCCTGCCCAGCGTCGCGCCCTGGTCGGCGTCCCTTGAACATTTCGAGCATCCGATCGGTGACGACGAAGCCGCCGACCATGTTCGCGGTCGCGAGAACGACGGCCGCCAGACCGAGTCCGAGTTCGACGCCGGTGGAGGCGACACCCGTGATGAGAATTGCGCCGACCAGAATGATGCCGTGAATCGCGTTCGCGCCGGACATCAACGGCGTGTGCAGAATCGTGGAAACCTTGGAAATGACCTCGAAGCCCACGAAAACGGCGAGCATGAAAACGGTCAGCAGCTCGATATTGTTCACGTCCGCACCTGCCCTTCGTGGACGACGAGCGACGCTGCGACGATCTCGTCGGAGAGATCCAGGACGACCTCCCCGTCCCGCGTCAGCATGACGAGCAAATTCGCGAGATTCCGCGCGTAGAGCCGACTGGCGTCGTACGGCATGCCGCTCGGCACGTTCCGGCCGCCCCAAATGAGCACGCCGTTATGCAGAACCTCTTCACCCGGCTTGGAGAGTTCGACGTTCCCACCGGATTCCGCCGCGATGTCCACAATGACCGTGCCGGGCCGCATCGCCTCGACCATGCGCCGGTCGACGAGCAGAGGCGCCCGCCGGCCGGGAACCGCCGCGGTCGTGATGACCGCGTCCGACGCGGCCAGATGAGGGGTGAGCAGTTCCCGCTGTTTGGCGGCCCGCTCCTCGGTCATCTCCCGGGCGTAACCGCCGGCGCCCTCGAGCGTTTCCAAGCCGAGATCGATGAATGTCGCCCCGAGACTGCGCACCTCCTCGGCCGCCGCGGCCCGGACGTCGTACGCCGAGACCACTGCGCCGAGGCGACGCGCCGTGGCGATCGCTTGCAGCCCGGCGACCCCGGCGCCGAGAACCAGGACCTTTGCCGGCGGAACCGTCCCGGCGGCGGTCATGAGCAAGGGGAAGAACCGCGGCAATTTCTCGGCTGCGATGAGGGCCGCCCGGTAGCCGGCGACCAGCGCCTGCGAGGAGAGCGCATCCATGCTCTGCGCCCGGGAGATACGCGGCAGGCGGTCCAAGGAGATCGCGCTTGCCTTGCGCTCGGCGAGGATGTGAAGCAACTCTGCGTACGCCGCCGGTTGCAGGAAGCTCAGCACAAGACAGCCCGCCCGCAATCGCCGGGCATCTTCTGTTGGCAGCGGTTGCACGGCAAGGACGACGTCTGCGTCCGACAATGCCTCCCGCTGCACGATCTGTGCGCCCGCGTCGCGGTACACCTCGTCGGGATACCCGGCGGCCTCGCCGGCCCCCTGTTCGACGGCAACGGTGTGTCCGGCGGATCGAAGTCGAGTCACCGTGTCGGGTACGACGGCGACCCGACGCTCGTAGGGGGCAGTCTCCCTGACGGCGACGATGTTCATGGCACGCAACTTACGGCACGACAGCGGCGCGCCATCGCCGACCCCTGCTCAGCGGCACGGGCGTTCGCCGGAACCACCGCGTCGAGGGTGACGTTCCGGCCTGCGGCGTCGAGGGAAACGCCGGCGGGATTCACGGTGACATTGGTGAGGCTCACTCCTGCCGGCATGCCGGGAATCTGCACCCGGTAGGTCAACTCCCGGCGCAGTTGAGCTTCGATGACGGCGCTGACCGCCGCGTCTTCCGTGCCGGTGATCTGCACCGGCGTGACGGCAAGCACCGTCCCGTCAATGCTCAGCCGAGCGACAACGCCGACCTCGATGGCCGCCACCGAGAGCCGGAATTCGAGTTCGTCAGGCGCGGGACCAGGAGCGATCGCAAGGTTCCGCACATGCGCCGCCGCGCTGATCCGGTCGAAGGGTATGACCGCCGTCCCGGCGATCCGGTCCACGGGGACGTGCCGGAAGTCGCGCTGGAGGAGACGGGACAGCGGCACGTGGACGCCGGCGAAATCCAGCTGCAGGGACGACGTGTCCGGTATGGGCTTCCCGGCCGCATCCGCGAAGAGATCCGTCGCCCGGACAGTGATATCGGTGTAGCGGCCGCGCAGAACCTGCGTGAGAAACGGAAAACCGACGCTGACCGTCGGCCGACGCGGCAGCCGGGCGGCGTGCTGCACGACACTGGCCAGCTCGCTCTCCGCCTCATGTGCGGCAATCCGGTCGGCGGCGAAGAGCAACCCGAGCAGAAGGACGACGACGCCGAGCAGCTTCGTCACCGGGCACCCCCGGCGAAGGGAGGCAGCACGTCGACGACGCTGCCGCGATGAAGCAGGACCTGTGTCGGGTCGCGCCGCCCGGCAGGTACGCCGTCCACCAGGAACGCCGACCGCGAGACGACCTCCGCCAATTGCGGGCTGCGCGCCCGGAGCACGTGAAGCACGTCGGCGAGGGTTCCGGCGGCCACTTCCTCGCTGCTGACCCCGGCCGCCTCCCGCGCCGCGGCCCAGTACCGGACCGTGCAGCGCGGCTGTTCGCGTTCACCGGTGGTCACGCGTCAGAAATCCTGCCGAAACGTGGACGCCGTATCCTGGCTTGTGATCCAGAACACCGAGACGACGAGAGCCGTGGCCACACTTCTCCTCCTCACGAACGCCGTCCAACCGTCGGCGGAGGTGTTGCCTGCGCTCGGTCTCCTCTTGCACCGGGTCCGCGTCCTCCCCGCCGAGCTCTCCGCCCTGCTGGACGTCCCGGCCGCCGATGCGATTCTCGTCGACGGCCGCCGGGATCTTGCACATGCCCGGTCGCTATGCCAGACGCTGCGGACAACCGGCCTGGCCATCCCGCTCTTCGTGGTTGTCACCGAAGGCGGGTTGGCAGCGGTCACCGCCGAATGGGGCTTCGACGACGTTCTCCTTGACACGGTAGGCCCGGCGGAGCTGGAGGCACGGCTGCGGCTGGCGACCGGGCGAATGGCCGCGGCGCAGCGGCGCAGCGGGAGCGACGAGGTAATCCGCTCCGGTGACCTGGTCATCGACGAGGCGACGTATTCGGCGCGGTTGCGCGGCCGCACCCTCGACTTGACGTTCAAGGAATTCGAACTCCTCAAGTACCTCGCGCAGCATCCCGGCCGGGTTTTCACCCGTGCGCAACTGCTCCAGGAGGTGTGGGGCTACGACTATTACGGGGGCACCCGAACCGTCGATGTGCACGTACGCCGGCTGCGCGCAAAACTCGGCACCGAATACGAATCGCTGATCGGCACGGTGCGCAACGTCGGGTACAAGTTCGTCCTTCCCTCGGCCGACCGCGCGGCAGCCCATCGCGGGGCTCCAGGAGATGATCAAGAGTCCGACCGTCCGACCGGGGTTTCCGACCGCGCGACCGGGGTTGAAGACGCCGCACTACCGTAGGCACGTGACGGTATTGCCCGCTTCGATTCGGATCGAACCGCACGGACGACTCGCACCTGCGCTCCTCCCGAGGGTCTTTGCTCTCGTTGACGACGCGACGGACACCGACGGCGTCCAACCGCTCTCCGAGCACGTCGTCCTGCACCTGCGGTACGGGGGCGACGAGCGCGGCTGCAACCTCTTGCTCTGGGTGGACGACGACGAGCCGCGCCTGGCGGGTTATGCGCATCTCGACGCAACCGATCCGGTCGAGGCGCCAAGTGCGGAGCTGGTCATCGCGCCGGATTTTCGCGGCCGTGGGCTCGGCACGATGC
Encoded proteins:
- a CDS encoding NAD(P) transhydrogenase subunit alpha; the protein is MNNIELLTVFMLAVFVGFEVISKVSTILHTPLMSGANAIHGIILVGAILITGVASTGVELGLGLAAVVLATANMVGGFVVTDRMLEMFKGRRPGRDAGQAGMKEGAR
- a CDS encoding Re/Si-specific NAD(P)(+) transhydrogenase subunit alpha — its product is MNIVAVRETAPYERRVAVVPDTVTRLRSAGHTVAVEQGAGEAAGYPDEVYRDAGAQIVQREALSDADVVLAVQPLPTEDARRLRAGCLVLSFLQPAAYAELLHILAERKASAISLDRLPRISRAQSMDALSSQALVAGYRAALIAAEKLPRFFPLLMTAAGTVPPAKVLVLGAGVAGLQAIATARRLGAVVSAYDVRAAAAEEVRSLGATFIDLGLETLEGAGGYAREMTEERAAKQRELLTPHLAASDAVITTAAVPGRRAPLLVDRRMVEAMRPGTVIVDIAAESGGNVELSKPGEEVLHNGVLIWGGRNVPSGMPYDASRLYARNLANLLVMLTRDGEVVLDLSDEIVAASLVVHEGQVRT
- a CDS encoding DUF2993 domain-containing protein; translation: MTKLLGVVVLLLGLLFAADRIAAHEAESELASVVQHAARLPRRPTVSVGFPFLTQVLRGRYTDITVRATDLFADAAGKPIPDTSSLQLDFAGVHVPLSRLLQRDFRHVPVDRIAGTAVIPFDRISAAAHVRNLAIAPGPAPDELEFRLSVAAIEVGVVARLSIDGTVLAVTPVQITGTEDAAVSAVIEAQLRRELTYRVQIPGMPAGVSLTNVTVNPAGVSLDAAGRNVTLDAVVPANARAAEQGSAMARRCRAVSCVP
- a CDS encoding MoaD/ThiS family protein, with protein sequence MTTGEREQPRCTVRYWAAAREAAGVSSEEVAAGTLADVLHVLRARSPQLAEVVSRSAFLVDGVPAGRRDPTQVLLHRGSVVDVLPPFAGGAR
- a CDS encoding winged helix-turn-helix transcriptional regulator; the protein is MATLLLLTNAVQPSAEVLPALGLLLHRVRVLPAELSALLDVPAADAILVDGRRDLAHARSLCQTLRTTGLAIPLFVVVTEGGLAAVTAEWGFDDVLLDTVGPAELEARLRLATGRMAAAQRRSGSDEVIRSGDLVIDEATYSARLRGRTLDLTFKEFELLKYLAQHPGRVFTRAQLLQEVWGYDYYGGTRTVDVHVRRLRAKLGTEYESLIGTVRNVGYKFVLPSADRAAAHRGAPGDDQESDRPTGVSDRATGVEDAALP